A stretch of the Odontesthes bonariensis isolate fOdoBon6 chromosome 5, fOdoBon6.hap1, whole genome shotgun sequence genome encodes the following:
- the pafah1b3 gene encoding platelet-activating factor acetylhydrolase IB subunit gamma, whose product MSAEDSNPAATPTACQDIQGDGRWISMHNRFVSDSKDKEPDVLFVGDSLVQLMHEFGIWRQLFSPLHCLNFGVGGDATQHVLWRLSNGELDNISPKVVVLWVGTNNHGHTAEQICGGIMAIVQVIKNKLPHAHTLVLGLLPRGKMPNPLRERNTKVNKLVQDAVSSLPHSSFLDVDPGFVLSNGSISHQDMYDYLHLTPHGYKAVCEPLHAHVKSMLDKPAEN is encoded by the exons ATGAGTGCAGAAGACTCAAACCCAGCCGCCACACCCACTGCTTGTCAAGACATCCAAGGAGATGGACGATGGATTTCTATG CACAACCGCTTTGTGTCTGACAGCAAAGACAAAGAACCTGATGTCCTGTTTGTTGGAGACTCTCTCGTTCAGCTCATGCATGAGTTTGGG ATATGGCGACAGTTGTTCTCTCCTCTCCATTGCCTGAACTTCGGGGTGGGTGGTGATGCAACACAACATGTGCTGTGGAGGCTGAGCAATGGTGAACTGGATAACATCAGCCCAAAG GTTGTGGTGTTGTGGGTTGGCACGAACAATCACGGCCACACAGCTGAACAGATTTGTGGTGGTATCATGGCTATCGTCCAGGTCATCAAGAACAAGCTTCCCCACGCTCACACGCTTGTGCTT GGTTTACTGCCCAGAGGTAAAATGCCAAACCCTCTGCGAGAGCGAAACACCAAGGTGAACAAGCTAGTCCAGGATGCCGTATCATCTCTCCCCCACTCCTCCTTCCTCGATGTAGACCCTGGCTTTGTCCTGTCAAACGGTAGCATCTCCCACCAGGACATGTACGACTACCTTCACCTGACTCCTCATGGCTACAAAGCTGTGTGTGAACCTCTGCATGCTCATGTCAAGTCCATGCTTGACAAGCCTGCTGAGAACTGA
- the cxcr3.2 gene encoding C-X-C chemokine receptor type 3-2: protein MSSVTTATESYSWDEYENYSDYPSTGDSKATPCFQDDIYAFAQKYSPIVYSLVFVLAVVGNVLVLCVIRRYRVSQSAGACAFSLTDTFLLHLAISDLLLAFTLPLFAVQWAHQWVFGVAACKISGALFSLNRYSGILFLACISFDRYLAIVHAVSSGWKRNTCHAQFACAVIWLVCFGLSAVEITFKQVVEVETVGHQKTYLCQVWFTENPVQWHVGLKMVSIILGFGVPLLIMLYCYIQIFRSLCNASRRQKRKSLRLIVSLVSMFVICWAPYNCFHLADSLYRLGVVSGGCHFGRVMDIGILTTESLGLSHCALNPLLYGFIGVKFRRELVRMFKGLLGQRGLLGMEGWKQRRLRKATGSFSSAESENTSYSVMV from the exons ATGAGTTCAGTCACAACAGCTACAGAAAGCTACAGTTGG GATGAGTATGAAAACTACAGTGATTACCCTTCAACAGGCGACAGTAAGGCAACCCCATGCTTTCAGGATGACATCTATGCCTTTGCACAGAAGTACTCCCCTATTGTGTACAGCCTGGTGTTCGTTCTGGCTGTCGTAGGCAACGTGCTGGTACTGTGTGTGATCAGACGCTACAGAGTCTCTCAGAGCGCTGGGGCCTGTGCCTTCTCTTTGACAGACACCTTCCTCCTTCACCTGGCCATCTCTGACCTCCTGCTGGCCTTTACCCTCCCCCTGTTTGCAGTGCAGTGGGCTCACCAGTGGGTATTCGGCGTGGCTGCTTGCAAGATCTCTGGGGCCCTCTTTTCCCTGAACCGCTACAGTGGCATCCTCTTCCTGGCCTGCATCAGCTTTGACCGATACCTAGCCATTGTTCACGCCGTCAGCTCAGGCTGGAAGCGTAACACTTGCCATGCACAGTTTGCGTGTGCAGTCATCTGGTTGGTATGCTTTGGCTTGAGTGCAGTGGAAATAACCTTCAAACAGGTAGTGGAGGTCGAGACTGTTGGCCACCAGAAGACATATCTGTGCCAGGTGTGGTTTACTGAGAATCCCGTTCAGTGGCATGTGGGGCTGAAGATGGTCAGTATAATTCTGGGTTTTGGTGTTCCTCTGCTGATCATGCTTTACTGCTACATCCAGATCTTCAGGTCACTGTGCAATGCTTCTCGTCGCCAAAAGCGCAAGTCTCTCCGTCTCATCGTCTCCTTAGTGTCCATGTTTGTCATATGCTGGGCACCATACAACTGCTTCCACCTGGCAGACAGTCTGTACAGGCTGGGTGTGGTGTCTGGAGGTTGCCATTTTGGCCGTGTGATGGACATTGGCATTTTGACCACAGAAAGTTTGGGCCTGTCGCACTGCGCCTTGAACCCTTTGCTTTATGGCTTCATCGGGGTGAAGTTCAGGAGGGAGCTGGTCAGAATGTTCAAGGGGCTGCTGGGACAGAGAGGCTTGCTGGGAATGGAGGGCTGGAAGCAGAGGAGACTTAGAAAAGCAACAGGATCATTCAGCTCTGCAGAAAGTGAAAACACCTCATACTCTGTCATGGTGTGA
- the prr19 gene encoding proline-rich protein 19, with protein MSHFCGCASSDKAVNLCDKQSKTTDEKCCSVKTLTADSKYFNHHCKADEHHRVKRLKTRKERRRQLRGDCKESSRTKSYLHHCHRQIRNDMMHFQNSCHLTSKKNTSISSAVPAAQEPSIITDSRLIGHHGLFNHEVKSIDIERLLSEQRKHEQTGQQVKEKMDVMSNLSSTSHIPAPRSSDSLLVADADDVVPFKMKAKTSNDCQKGGKNLQLSNQGSDITPGQRPQQHLELSSESLKSFLSPKHSAEMTKTKNTNHAISEKDSESQLTPFAERENVKTSNVKVKRHKISGLEQLYKNQDHQTQTDDLNPSPLQISSSPTADSFDIQRRGRDPEDVSKSVSAVASRLCECLYFPRLRRGDLVSECRAVLLGSLQEKHGPRLQENLREAQRCVRFGMDPPQAVQDREPVMIEEDDLLPPDIPVKITRSRQFKWKCSPQPPQSLHQTAEWLTNPVDEPIRPSFSPRFEMDFGPSEASARDLFACPPTLSAEGKASASEYWGDSFNRSKTKDSVLFDSFENSFMNHTGGARESSFGPQNHYNTIKSLFPSTTQLLDGRLAEPMKIPQEQATFGNDSHSLASSFPPQIHHLLQGNYFQPFSQFSQHLNSPNYRSYHTDMMHYPPSYMLDRSPAPSSSSFLSPEHWSFPPMRLY; from the exons ATGAGTCACTTTTGTGGCTGTGCTTCGTCAGATAAAGCCGTAAATCTTTGCGACAAGCAGTCAAAAACAACAGATGAAAAGTGTTGCTCTGTCAAAACTTTGACTGCAGACTCCAAATATTTTAACCATCATTGTAAGGCAGATGAGCATCACAGGGTCAAACGTCTAAAGACCCGTAAGGAGAGACGTCGTCAGTTGAGAGGTGACTGTAAAGAGAGCTCAAGGACCAAATCATACCTCCATCACTGCCATCGCCAAATCAGGAACGACATGATGCATTTCCAGAACAGCTGTCACTTGACTTCAAAGAAAAATACATCAATTTCAAGTGCAGTTCCTGCTGCACAGGAGCCCAGCATCATCACGGACAGCCGGCTTATAGGACATCATGGCCTGTTCAATCACGAGGTGAAATCCATTGATATTGAGCGGCTGCTAAGTGAGCAGCGCAAACATGAGCAAACTGGACAGCAAGTGAAAGAAAAGATGGACGTTATGTCAAATCTGTCTTCAACATCTCACATTCCTGCTCCGCGTTCCAGTGATAGTTTGTTGGTtgctgatgctgatgatgtTGTGCCATTTAAAATGAAAGCAAAGACCAGCAATGACTGCCAGAAGGGAGGGAAAAACCTTCAGTTAAGTAATCAAGGATCTGATATTACACCAGGACAGAGACCCCAGCAACATCTTGAGCTTTCATCTGAAAGTTTGAAAAGCTTCCTGTCACCTAAACACAGTGCAGAAATGACCAAAACAAAGAACACCAACCATGCTATATCTGAAAAGGACAGTGAGTCACAGCTGACTCCTTTTGCTGAGAGAGAAAATGTGAAGACTTCAAACGTGAAGGTAAAGAGACACAAGATTTCTGGTCTTGAGCAACTCTATAAGAATCAAGACCACCAGACTCAAACAGATGATCTCAACCCAAGTCCACTTCAAATCTCCAGCTCACCCACTGCTGACAGCTTTGATATACAGCGCAGAGGACGAGATCCTGAAGATGTGTCAAAGTCTGTCAGTGCAGTGGCTTCACGTTTGTGTGAGTGTCTGTATTTCCCACGTCTGAGAAGGGGAGACCTGGTGTCAGAGTGCAGGGCGGTGCTGTTGGGCTCCCTGCAGGAGAAGCACGGACCCAGGCTCCAAGAAAACCTCCGTGAGGCGCAGCGCTGTGTGAGATTTGGTATGGATCCCCCACAGGCCGTCCAGGACCGGGAGCCGGTCATGATTGAAGAAGACGACCTTTTGCCTCCAG ACATTCCAGTCAAAATAACGAGAAGTAGACAATTTAAGTGGAAGTGCAGTCCGCAGCCACCACAGAGTCTACATCAG ACTGCTGAGTGGTTAACAAACCCTGTGGATGAGCCCATCAGACCCAGTTTCTCCCCTCGGTTCGAGATGGATTTTGGACCGTCTGAAGCCTCAGCAAGGGATTTGTTTGCTTGCCCTCCCACCTTAAGCGCTGAGGGAAAAGCTTCAGCTTCTGAGTACTGGGGTGACAGTTTCAACAGGTCAAAAACCAAAGACTCAGTTCTGTTTGATTCATTTGAAAACAGCTTTATGAACCACACTGGAGGAGCTAGAGAAAGTAGCTTTGGACCACAGAACCATTACAACACCATTAAGTCCTTATTTCCTAGCACAACACAGCTACTAGACGGACGTTTAGCAGAACCAATGAAAATTCCCCAGGAACAGGCCACATTTGGAAATGACTCACACTCTCTTGCTTCCTCTTTCCCTCCTCAAATTCACCATCTTCTTCAGGGTAATTACTTCCAGCCTTTCAGCCAATTCAGTCAGCATTTAAATAGCCCAAACTACAGGTCCTATCACACTGACATGATGCATTACCCCCCATCCTACATGCTCGACAGAAGCCCAGCACCTTCATCTTCTTCCTTTCTGAGCCCTGAGCACTGGTCCTTCCCTCCTATGAGACTGTACTAA
- the tlr21 gene encoding toll-like receptor 21 — translation MGSLMRLLQLVTVALGAVQLIGGYSFDNCIAKPNLNGKIFQCVNRKVKTMAAIIKDLPPSVVNLTISHNLVWHIPNNSFAHLPNLRKLSIDQNKLELIDQLAFRNLSNLQSLNLSLNNLPQLNPLLFENLNNLSFLSLMNNNLKELPEGIFSDVLHLETLLLRKNHLTNFSRIVKTVSHLKYLKVLDLGSNKLTSLSHSNVSLPKSVTQLFLSRNNLYKLGCTPSFLSCIKELDLSYNRKLPAMAFQGVNLSSVNWLHLHSTSVNVVEFLNISNMNTSYIDFSGTGLNDSLIGEVCELLKIRIKKLKLSDNEIKNITNVTLSNCPKITGELDLSRNHLKRMTCLNFLNRQKYVNTFKAEHNLLTSLPSCMRKKMVYFNSLETLSYRYNRILSVYAHAFYHTPNIKTLQLNINNIAFLDHKALKGLKSLEILRLDNNLLTDLFKDTFEDNFNLKTLNLRNNRISVIFNGTFLNLRHLNILDLGGNKISQMQPSGLDGLKNLSKLYLDGNNLKTIDTSFYHAFQDTLTVLDLQSNQIRFFTEKLNSPFMNLSKLSDLKLDGQRPYGLTLIPRTLFRGLYSLRSLYLTNNKIFHLAPETFDDLTSLRFLTLDNCCVGVAQLQPGVFKNLRNLTKLVVENMGIQNFSKEVFGNLTNLRVLQLNRNVMQSIPVDALESLPKLDYLDIRNIPLTCTCKNNLLQNYTVHHPNVQVVYLYHLKCPENRNHSFYCFDTKVCYIDLGEYLFFTTAAVIFLFTVAPLLYVKLYWKMKYGYYVFRSWFSEQWSRIREKEENCKYDAFISYNSSDEDWVMDQLLPKLEGNGSSFKLCLHHRDFELGRDIVDNIVNAVYSSRKTICVVSRSFLRSEWCSLEIQLASYRLFDEHRDVLLLVFLEPIYERQLSSYHRMRKVMLKKTYLQWPGSDCINPPQAQELFWNQLRRAIRTGSRLETEENDNGECVAPENKETKYFENDFDENSYLLP, via the coding sequence ATGGGCTCTCTAATGCGTCTGCTGCAGCTAGTTACAGTTGCTCTTGGTGCTGTTCAACTCATCGGTGGCTACAGCTTTGACAACTGCATTGCGAAACCAAACTTAAATGGGAAAATTTTCCAATGTGTCAATCGAAAGGTCAAGACAATGGCTGCCATAATAAAGGACCTGCCACCATCTGTTGTCAACCTCACCATCTCCCACAACCTTGTGTGGCATATTCCCAACAACAGCTTTGCTCACCTACCAAACCTTCGAAAACTCAGCATTGACCAAAACAAGCTGGAGCTCATCGACCAGCTGGCTTTCCGAAACTTGTCAAATCTTCAGTCCCTTAATTTGTCCTTAAACAATTTACCACAACTTAACCCCTTATTGTTTGAGAACCTTAACAACCTCAGCTTCCTCTCATTGATGAACAACAACTTAAAGGAGCTCCCTGAGGGCATTTTCTCCGACGTCCTGCATCTAGAAACTTTACTATTGAGGAAAAACCATCTAACAAATTTCTCAAGGATTGTCAAGACTGTATCACATCTAAAGTATCTGAAGGTGCTCGATCTCGGCTCTAACAAATTGACCTCTCTGAGTCACTCAAATGTGTCTCTGCCTAAATCCGTCACTCAGTTGTTTCTAAGTAGAAATAATCTGTATAAATTAGGATGTACACCCTCATTTCTCAGCTGCATCAAGGAGCTGGATTTGTCTTACAATCGTAAGCTCCCTGCAATGGCTTTTCAAGGAGTgaatttgagcagtgtaaattGGCTGCACTTGCACTCAACAAGTGTCAATGTGGTGGAGTTTTTAAACATCAGCAACATGAATACAAGTTATATTGATTTCTCTGGCACTGGTCTAAATGACAGCCTGATCGGGGAAGTATGTGAATTGTTGAAAATAAGGATTAAGAAATTGAAACTAAGCGACAATGAGATTAAGAACATAACAAACGTCACACTGTCCAACTGTCCTAAAATTACTGGGGAGTTAGATCTATCCCGCAACCACCTGAAGCgcatgacatgcttgaactttCTCAACAGACAAAAATATGTGAATACGTTTAAAGCAGAACACAACCTTCTCACTTCTCTCCCATCctgcatgagaaaaaaaatggtttatttCAATAGTCTGGAAACGCTGAGCTATCGTTACAATCGCATCCTCTCAGTCTACGCCCATGCTTTCTATCACACACCGAATATCAAGACTCTGCAACTCAACATAAATAACATCGCTTTTCTTGATCACAAAGCCTTAAAAGGGCTGAAAAGCCTTGAGATCCTCCGACTGGACAATAACCTCCTGACGGATTTGTTCAAAGACACATTTGAGGATAATTTCAACCTGAAAACCCTTAATCTACGCAACAACCGTATTTCTGTCATATTTAACGGGACCTTCCTAAATCTAAGACATTTAAATATATTGGACCTTGGAGGTAATAAAATCTCTCAAATGCAGCCATCTGGCCTTGATGGTCTAAAAAACCTGTCGAAACTCTATCTAGATGGAAATAACCTGAAAACGATTGACACTTCATTCTATCATGCGTTTCAAGATACACTCACAGTCCTAGATCTACAAAGTAATCAGATTCGCTTCTTCACAGAAAAGCTCAATTCACCATTTATGAATCTCAGCAAACTGAGTGATCTGAAATTAGATGGGCAGCGGCCATATGGTCTAACTCTCATACCTCGCACTTTATTCCGTGGCCTCTATTCACTGAGATCTCTGTATCTCACGAACAACAAAATCTTTCATCTTGCTCCTGAAACCTTTGATGATCTGACAAGTTTACGCTTCCTTACACTTGATAACTGCTGTGTTGGGGTGGCACAGCTACAACCTGGGGTCTTCAAAAATCTGAGAAATTTGACCAAATTAGTTGTAGAAAATATGGGCATTCAGAATTTTTCCAAGGAGGTTTTCGGTAATCTTACAAACTTGCGCGTCCTTCAGCTCAATCGCAACGTGATGCAGAGCATTCCTGTAGATGCACTCGAGAGTTTACCTAAACTGGACTACCTTGACATTCGTAATATTCCTCTAACCTGCACCTGCAAGAACAACCTCTTGCAAAACTATACAGTGCATCACCCAAATGTCCAGGTGGTCTATCTCTACCATCTGAAATGTCCAGAGAATAGAAATCATAGCTTCTACTGCTTCGATACCAAAGTGTGTTACATTGATCTTGGAGAGTACCTGTTCTTTACCACTGCGGCTGTGATCTTCCTGTTTACTGTCGCTCCTTTACTTTATGTCAAACTTTACTGGAAAATGAAGTACGGCTACTATGTGTTCCGTTCCTGGTTTAGTGAGCAATGGAgcagaatcagagagaaggaggaaaacTGCAAATATGACGCATTCATCTCCTACAATTCTTCTGACGAAGATTGGGTCATGGATCAGTTGTTGCCCAAGCTCGAGGGAAACGGATCATCTTTTAAGCTCTGCCTACATCACAGGGACTTCGAACTGGGCCGGGACATCGTGGACAACATCGTCAATGCTGTGTACAGCAGCCGCAAAACTATCTGTGTGGTGAGCAGGAGCTTCCTGCGAAGTGAGTGGTGTTCTCTGGAAATTCAACTCGCAAGTTACAGACTCTTTGATGAGCACAGAGACGTTCTTCTGCTCGTCTTTCTGGAGCCAATCTACGAAAGGCAGCTGTCGTCCTATCACCGCATGAGGAAAGTGATGCTAAAAAAGACTTATCTGCAATGGCCGGGCTCAGACTGCATTAATCCCCCGCAGGCACAGGAGCTGTTTTGGAATCAGCTGCGCAGGGCAATAAGAACAGGGAGCAGACTTGAAACAGAGGAAAATGACAACGGTGAATGTGTTGCTCCAGAAAACAAGGAAACTAAATATTTTGAGAATGATTTTGATGAAAACTCTTACTTACTACCTTAA
- the cnfn gene encoding cornifelin homolog: MAFHSNVVNLQPTSNTQYNVSSSSHWSTNVCDCCDDCGICLCATCIPCILGCNVAQNSGESCCLPFLPGAMIALRTSIRNKYRIDGSVCDDWLIMACCPLCGLCQMAREQKTRGNTD; encoded by the exons ATGGCATTCCACTCAAATGTGGTCAACTTGCAGCCCACATCTAACACACAGTACAATGTGTCCTCATCATCACATTGGAGTACAAATGTGTGCGACTGCTGTGATGACTGTGGCATTT GTCTTTGTGCAACATGTATTCCTTGTATCCTGGGCTGTAACGTGGCTCAGAACAGCGGAGAGAGCTGCTGCCTGCCTTTCCTTCCAGGGGCCATGATCGCTTTGAGGACAAGCATACGCAACAAATACCGCATTGAT GGCTCGGTGTGCGATGACTGGCTAATCATGGCCTGTTGTCCTCTGTGTGGACTGTGTCAGATGGCACGCGAGCAGAAGACGAGGGGAAACACTGACTAA
- the ceacam1 gene encoding carcinoembryonic antigen-related cell adhesion molecule 1 isoform X1 codes for MKSTVVFVLTLTTITFAGLVHSLHISASENVLLVGSNVTLSSNVTVERWSWRFNDVTIVIVLQGSFYIGKSWENRTTLNLTTSSLTIRSLTVEDSGEYTFEKLSGDTFTEVLKLSVQEPISNVTLRAKSTNLVEFNDTAVLVCSVSSGTSLSYEWWMDNSTITNGDVQLSNKEATLSIVNVTHYYQGQYKCKVSNGFGQEFSGVVHLNINYGPSNTTMMVMPAKEVYKSGSNITLSCATQSSPPATVQWMFNDTYLDPYGPNLQLKNVLEGDTGHYKCVFHNNVTFRFSSKSTMIQVTAPVTAVVISRTSGPAILHESFTLKCEVTGRVDSIQWWRNDQQISADNRVDFGINKTLTLNPVQHSDGGRYSCRAFNSVSNMTSSPFEVQVNYGPETPTITGPNVVKSGDSVTLSCNAASTPESSYVWYFDGGKVSTMSKYVTPALTKGLSWKYTCMAFNNITNKNSTAHIMITVVDPIENVRVQAEMKTVMESSSYTLTCNVTGDADHIYWTKNNESLQEDETIIFRNMKLLLISVQRSDTGHYRCMAKNAFGNMTSAPYNLVVNYGPDIPTITGPNVVKRGDNVTLSCNAASTPESSYVWSFDGRDVSTMSKYVTPALTKDLSGKYTCEAFNNITNKQSTAHIMITVVDPIENVRVQAEMKPAVENSSYALMCNVTGDADHIYWMKNNESLHDNETIIFQNMKLVFMSVQRSDTGYYRCMAKNAFGNMTSAPYMLIVNYGPDIPTITGPNVVKRGDNVTLSCNAASTPESSYVWSFDGRDVSTMSKYVTPALTKGLSWKYTCMAFNNITNKNSTAHIMITVVDPIENVRVQAEMKPAVENSSYALMCNVTGDADHIYWMKNNESLHVDNTTGFYKDKKTLMFMSVQLSDTGYYRCMGMNAFGNMTSAPYMLLVNFGPDKPIVDGPTLAETGSHADFMCSAVSEPPSHYTWWFNHETMTANTSVFTIDHLSLNMSGEYTCMAHNHVTGRNSTNSITLRVIEAIESVIVHNETTPINQKNFTLTCHVVGPYNMTYWMKDNMYLNMSTMDRYMSYDTDENMLHFTPVTRDHDGTYKCVAVNEVTQHHSPKYMLQVNYGPLSVTISGPEFGKEGTSMSLKCSADSRPECQFHWFLNNQFMILTDGPDVTFVAIQKYIGNYTCQAINPVTNITMYQHKAVTIAAHASTIHLPTQGGLMMMGLFAFSAHALFH; via the exons AGCCTATTTCAAATGTGACTTTGCGGGCCAAATCTACCAATCTGGTGGAATTCAATGACACAGCAGTCCTTGTGTGCTCTGTGTCCAGTGGCACGTCTTTGTCTTATGAATGGTGGATGGACAACTCTACAATCACAAACGGAGATGTACAGCTCAGCAATAAAGAAGCTACTCTCAGTATAGTTAATGTGACTCACTATTATCAGGGACAATACAAGTGCAAAGTGTCTAATGGATTTGGGCAGGAATTTAGCGGCGTTGTACATTTGAACATCAACT ATGGCCCAAGTAACACAACTATGATGGTCATGCCTGCAAAGGAGGTATACAAATCAGGATCTAATATCACACTCTCATGTGCAACCCAGTCCAGCCCTCCAGCGACGGTCCAGTGGATGTTTAATGACACATACCTGGACCCTTATGGACCAAACCTACAACTGAAGAATGTTTTAGAGGGAGATACAGGACATTATAAATGTGTATTTCACAACAATGTCACATTCAGGTTCAGCAGTAAAAGTACAATGATCCAGGTCACAG CTCCTGTGACAGCTGTTGTAATAAGTCGTACCAGTGGCCCGGCAATACTTCATGAATCCTTCACTCTGAAATGTGAAGTGACTGGACGTGTGGACAGCATTCAGTGGTGGAGGAATGACCAGCAAATTTCCGCTGACAATAGAGTGGACTTTGGCATTAACAAGACATTGACTCTTAATCCAGTTCAACATTCTGATGGTGGACGCTATTCGTGCAGGGCTTTTAATTCTGTGAGCAACATGACCAGCAGCCCCTTTGAAGTCCAAGTTAACT ATGGACCAGAGACGCCAACTATCACAGGACCAAATGTGGTGAAGAGTGGAGACAGTGTGACTCTCAGCTGCAATGCAGCATCTACCCCAGAGAGCAGCTACGTGTGGTACTTCGATGGCGGTAAAGTCTCCACTATGTCTAAATATGTCACACCTGCTCTTACCAAAGGCCTGAGCTGGAAGTACACCTGCATGGCTTTCAACAACATCACCAACAAAAACAGCACTGCCCATATAATGATTACAGTTGTCG ATCCGATAGAAAATGTTCGAGTACAAGCCGAGATGAAAACTGTCATGGAAAGCTCCTCGTATACTTTAACGTGCAATGTGACTGGAGATGCTGATCACATTTACTGGACGAAGAACAATGAGTCTCTGCAAGAAGATGAGACAATTATTTTCCGGAATATGAAACTCTTGCTCATTTCAGTGCAGCGTTCTGATACTGGACACTACAGATGCATGGCTAAGAATGCTTTTGGAAACATGACCAGTGCTCCTTACAATCTCGTGGTCAACT ATGGACCAGACATTCCAACTATCACAGGACCAAATGTGGTAAAGAGAGGAGACAATGTGACTCTCAGCTGCAATGCAGCATCTACCCCAGAGAGCAGCTACGTGTGGTCCTTTGATGGCCGTGACGTCTCCACTATGTCTAAATATGTCACACCTGCTCTTACCAAAGACCTGAGCGGGAAGTACACCTGCGAGGCTTTCAACAACATCACCAACAAACAGAGCACCGCCCACATAATGATTACAGTTGTCG ATCCGATAGAAAATGTTCGAGTACAAGCAGAGATGAAACCTGCCGTGGAAAACTCCTCATATGCTTTAATGTGCAATGTGACTGGAGATGCTGATCACATTTACTGGATGAAGAACAATGAGTCTCTGCATGACAATGAGACAATTATTTTCCAGAATATGAAACTTGTGTTCATGTCAGTGCAGCGTTCTGATACTGGATACTACAGATGCATGGCTAAGAATGCTTTTGGAAACATGACCAGTGCTCCCTACATGCTCATTGTCAACT ATGGACCAGACATTCCAACTATCACAGGACCAAATGTGGTGAAGAGAGGAGACAATGTGACTCTCAGCTGCAATGCAGCATCTACCCCAGAGAGCAGCTACGTGTGGTCCTTTGATGGCCGTGACGTCTCCACTATGTCTAAATATGTCACACCTGCTCTTACCAAAGGCCTGAGCTGGAAGTACACCTGCATGGCTTTCAACAACATCACCAACAAAAACAGCACTGCCCATATAATGATTACAGTTGTCG ATCCGATAGAAAATGTTCGAGTACAAGCGGAGATGAAACCTGCCGTGGAAAACTCCTCATATGCTTTAATGTGCAATGTGACTGGAGATGCTGATCACATTTACTGGATGAAGAACAATGAGTCTCTGCATGTAGACAACACAACTGGTTTCTATAAGGATAAAAAGACACTCATGTTCATGTCAGTGCAGCTTTCTGATACTGGATACTACAGATGCATGGGTATGAATGCTTTCGGAAACATGACCAGTGCTCCTTACATGCTACTTGTTAACT TTGGACCGGACAAACCCATTGTTGATGGACCAACTTTGGCTGAAACCGGAAGTCATGCTGACTTTATGTGCTCTGCCGTGTCAGAGCCGCCTAGTCATTACACTTGGTGGTTTAACCATGAAACCATGACAGCAAATACCTCTGTGTTTACAATCGACCATTTGTCTTTAAACATGAGTGGAGAATACACCTGTATGGCCCACAATCATGTGACAGGAAGGAACAGCACAAACTCCATAACACTCAGAGTCATAG AGGCAATAGAGTCAGTGATAGTCCACAACGAAACAACCCCAATAAACCAGAAAAACTTCACTCTCACGTGTCACGTTGTTGGGCCTTACAACATGACCTACTGGATGAAGGACAACATGTACCTCAACATGAGCACCATGGACCGATACATGTCGTACGACACTGACGAGAACATGCTACACTTCACTCCAGTGACAAGAGACCACGATGGGACATATAAGTGTGTTGCTGTCAATGAGGTTACTCAACATCATAGTCCCAAGTACATGCTCCAAGTAAACT ATGGTCCTCTGAGTGTGACTATCTCTGGTCCTGAGTTTGGAAAGGAAGGCACTTCTATGTCCCTGAAATGCTCTGCTGATTCTCGACCAGAATGTCAATTTCACTGGTTCTTAAAcaatcagttcatgattctgaCGGATGGACCCGATGTCACGTTTGTTGCCATACAAAAGTATATTGGGAACTACACGTGTCAGGCGATAAACCCTGTGACGAATATCACAATGTACCAACATAAAGCTGTAACTATCGCCG CTCATGCTTCAACCATCCACCTCCCCACCCAGGGAGGTCTGATGATGATGGGTCTGTTTGCTTTTTCTGCCCATGCGTTATTCCACTGA